In Phragmites australis chromosome 18, lpPhrAust1.1, whole genome shotgun sequence, the genomic window AGAAAAGGCACACGTAACGCGTGGCAAGTGTTTCTCTtgtgtgctctctctctctctctcgctcgctctTCACGCCAACTGAACGCCCAACCTAAAACCAGAATATCCTTCGTCTCCCTCCTCGCCCTGCTgcttcgtcttcctcctccccccttcTCTCCTCTCGTATTCTTCCCCtgttcctctcctctcctctcctattataagccatctcctcctccgctCTGTTCCTTCACAACTCTCTGGAACCTTCTAGAAGAACCACCGAGTCTTCTTTAAGCCGGAGGACACCGTTTATGGATCACCGAGAGGAGTTTTTCGAATCAGATTAATTATCACATAGAGACGCCGGTTCTTTGGCGTTTCAGttctttcctcctccttcctccggcCGTTTTCTCTGGGATCGATGGAGGACGGGAAGATGGGGAACGCCACGACGATCCGAGCGGTGCTCGCCATCCTCCagtggtggagcttcaacgtcaCCGTCATCATCATGAACAAGTGGATCTTTCAGGTCACAATTCTTGTCTCTTTCTTCCTTATTGCCCGTTGTTTCTCATGAATTTTCCGTGCTTCCTTTGAAGACCTTTGGGGTTGATCCGTTAGTTTAGGAGCCAAAGGTACTGCCTTTCAtgtgaaaattttgatttttttatggaTGGAGATTATTTGCTGATGATGTCGTGTAGGATTAAGGAGGATTTTCACAGAAAGTAACGGTCTCTATATGTGTAAAATTGCTCTAGTTGGTGGTTTCGAGTTAAGATTGGGACAACTGTGatgaataaaaagaaaatttggaGGAATTTGTTCACTGGAAACAATCAATGGATTATATTGATGGATTTCAAGGTTAACTATGAGCAAAGAGAATGGATACGACTGTTGCGAACGAAAACCAAGTTTGCATCTTAATATACGGCCAAGCTTCAGAATTAACTACACTTGTAGTGAGttcgggaaaaaaaaggaaaaagaaaaaaaatacaattgtaGTGATACTGGAAGGAATTTTGTGCAATCAAATTCATGAACATATTAAAACCACGGCAGGGGGCTCTCCTGCCATTTTTCCGTtcggaggaaaaaaaaatcaaatgcagGGTTAGCAATTTCCATTCAACATATCATGGCATCCGAATTGCACCTCTATGCAATCATGCAGCTTTTTAGACCACAGGGCACAGGCACTACCCTTTGCAGTCATGCACGTTGCTAATGTTGTGTTTTATTCAAGTTGTTATTATGAACAACAGGATTTCTATTCTGTCACACTGACATTTCGTACGACCATCCCATCTTATCTTTGACTTTGGCTTCTTCTTTCATCTTTCTTGGGAGCATTTACTTTTTCTGTGTTTTTTCATCAATACAGTAGCATGGTAATGATTTGATACAAATGGGATTGCGACTTGATTTATGAAATTGATTATCTTGTGAACTAGTAGAGTTGTAAATTGATTATCCTGCAGTACGTTCGATATCCCCAAAAATAAACTGATCCAGAATGTCAGGCATGGTGCGATAACCAACTTGTTTGATCTTGTGTCCTTGAAGAAACCCTCTACTGACATGTGACGTGTGCTCTGTCACAGAGACCCTCAAAGAAGAAGTTTCCTGTTTTTCCTATTTGATTTATTGGAATTGACTTTTGTTGCTTGGATGTTGAAAAGAAACGGTTCGTGATACTATTGCAACTTCCTTGGCACAAAGGAGTGAAATTTGATGATTCTTACATTTCCTTGGCCAGAAATTGGAGTTCAAATTTCCTCTGACCGTGTCATGTGTCCACTTCATATGCTCTTCCATTGGAGCTTATATAGCAATCAAAGTTCTTAAAACAAAACCGTTGATTGAGGTTGCCTCGGAGGATCGCTGGAGAAGGATATTCCCGATGTCATTTGTATTCTGCATAAACATTGTGTTGGGAAATGTCAGCCTGCGGTACATTCCGGTCTCCTTCATGCAGACAATAAAATCTTTTACTCCTGCGACAACAGGTTAGTTATCCGATTTTATCCTATTTTGGAGAGCATTGTTCTCGTTTAGTGGTGGTGCGCAATCGCTACAGAATTTCCTGAACAATCCCTTCAATTATGATACAGTGATTCTGCAGTGTCTGGTCTGGAGGAAATATTTCGAGTGGCGCATTTGGGCCTCTTTGGTCCCTATTGTGGGAGGAATTCTTCTAACTTCGATTACTGAGCTTAGTTTCAACATGTTTGGTTTTTGTGCTGCCATGGTTGGCTGCCTGGCCACATCTACAAAGACTATATTGGCAGAGTCACTACTCCATGGATACAAATTTGACAGGTAAATTTATGATCTTGTCttggatttttgtttttttttaaaaaaaatcttgtgaATATAGTGAGTGTTTCACTATCCTCTTGGCTGGTGAAATTCTGATCAGATAGGGTCTTTAAAGTTTGCCGTCTGATATTCCATATGAAGAGTCGCAGAATTAACCATACAAAATGCAGCTGTTTTGGTAGTTGTGTAGAATTGCTTGTTGCTTTGATAGTCTAACCTTGCACCTTTTGTCCTTGATGACCTGACTCTGCTATTATTCTTGCTTTCCCGTGCAGCATTAACACGGTGTACTACATGGCACCCTTTGCGACGATGATACTGTCAGTACCAGCAATGGTGCTGGAAGGGAGCGGCGTGATCAACTGGCTCTACACCTACGACTCCGTGGTCCCTGCgctgatcatcatcatcacctctggAGTGCTGGCCTTCTGGCTCAACTTCTCCATTTTCTACGTGATCCACTCCACCACGGCCGTGACCTTCAACGTGGCCGGCAACCTcaaggtggcggtggcggtgctgGTGTCGTGGATGATCTTCCGGAACCCGATCTCGGCCATGAACGCGGTCGGCTGCGCCGTCACGCTCGTCGGCTGCACCTTCTACGGCTACGTGAGGCACCTCATCTCGCAGCAGGCCGCCGTCGCGCCGAGCCCGCGCACGCCCAGAGCCCGCATGGAGATGCTGCCCCTCACAGGCGAAAAACAAGGGGACAAGATTTAGCAGCTGCTGAAAACAAACTGCTAATACCAACATCTACATCTACATCTGAAAAGGGTTAGCAACCGTTTTCAGCATCCATCATCAGATTTTGGCAGACATCTTCTACATCTAAAAAGGGCACAGTTTTCTTTGGATTCTTTTTGCTCgtaggattttcttttttcttttcttggtcACCCAGATTTTGTTGCTATTATTATTACCGCTCCATCCAAATTTTTGTTTGATCTTCAACTCCGATCTCAAATAATTTTGTTGCTAGAATTCTGATATGAATTTTTTGCCTGTGTTGCGTAACTACAACAACTCTCAGATCTTATGCAAAATGACCAGGAACCAGCTACATCCGAAAGCAAACGTTGCTGTCCAAATCCATTAAAAATCTCTATATGAACTCAAAAAAGTAAAAATTAATTAGAAAGAAACAGAGTAGGGCACGTTTAAAAGTTGAGCAAAAAAGTACACGCTCGGTGGGACTCGAACCCACAATCCTTTGATTAGAAGTCAAATGCCTTATCCATTAGGCCACGAGCGCTTATGTGATACAGTTATATCGGTAAACtttaaatataattataatgtTCGATGCagcctttttttgtttcttatctGCTGATTGGCTGCTCTTTTGCTAAGTTGACTTTCCTGGGTTTTGATTTTCATCCAATGTTTTAAAAAGTATGCATTTGGACTGAAGATGGGAAATATTAATCCTACGAATTGACAAAAGGCAAGACAACTGAATCTATGGCATCTTCACTCTAACGGATAGAGAACCTTAcattaatcataaaaaaaatcctatgaGACCATGTCTCCGGGCTCATCAAGCTGGACCCCTCCAAATCATGATACCTGGCAGCACAAATCGTAAAGCATCCATCTCACTAACTTCTCATTAACCCATAATCCCCTCCTAATTCCCTGCCTGTGCTTCTAATCCCGACCTTAATTTCTTCAACTCAAGACGAAGACGAGAACAAGCATATGCAGGGCTTCCACCGAGATGAGGGTGGAGAGGGCCTGCCCCACGGTGCCTCGGGCTGGGAAAGGGCCTTCACCATGAGGGCATCATTGGTGCGCGCTGTGACCATGACGGTGCTGTCACATCTAATTTTATAAGACCAAATTATatgtaaactatatatatatatatatcaaaattaGTTTTATCATACATGTAGTGATATCATTAATGATAATGACATTTTATCGTataaaaaataactttattgacataaataccagagttttcAACAGCAGCGGAAGAACACGAGAATACTCTAACGAAAACTTCAGGGCACACCACAGACAATCGACTAGGGGCAACACGACCAAGGACGCTTTATCTTCATTTtagtcttcagcttccttgatctctgCGTAGTCTTCTCCTGCTGAGCAGCATgtattattgaaaatagcaaatatgagtatatatcatACTTTGTATGTGTgagaaagtatgacatgagaGCTTAAGATAAGAAAGGCTTGGCTCAAATTTACTGCATATATATCATCCTAACATAGGACTAAAAAAGGTATAACAGTCCTATTTACTATCTTGACAACAAGACTTTAAAAGATATGGCTTATCGGATtacatccgactaccaaacttaCCACATATTCCATATccagctaccaactcatcaggctaccaccacccgactaccaaaaaccaaccatccaagattcctcctaatcatgaagaagtcctagctcgttcttgaccgtgagcatggctaatatatcagttttacactatACAGAGATTGCAtatttacccatgagtcgtggtTCTCGTATTGCTTCACACTTTGGGGGTGTGAAGCCGAGGTTTCACTACAAAGTCTTTCATAAGCATCTCTCAGCATGCATTTGCCTACTAAGATTTCACTGTCATACATAAAATGGAGCAAACTCCATCCCAGAGGCCCTCTTTGTGCCTGTAGGTAAAAGGGAAGTCCAAACATGCTCCTTCCATGGAAGTCCACACAGACACATTCCACACCCTACACCACCATATGGCCCATACAGTACTGGGAGAATATCTAATTACTTAGTCAGGTCATACctatataagcctcgtggttacGTTGTTGTGCCGAGTTACATGTCCATGAATTGGTCCTTAGCCATCAACTTGGGCAACACTACTACTAACCATAGGGGTAAACTAACCATGAATACCAGAAAAACCTTTACCAcctggaacacatccacaggACAACTGAAGATAACATAACATCACAAGAGGTAAACATAATGTCACAACCACATGCGGTCCATTTGCCCAAGTCCCTAGGTATACATGTTGCTACCAAGATTACTAGACCAATTCatattgcatagaccattaaatAGATTAATATTTAAACCACCCGATTCAATAACacgactaagcatttctaccctcGACACTCAAACTACAACACAGGCGAAAAGGATAATTATAgaagaatctagtaaaccctagtcATGATATTCAATTTGACAAGCATGCACTAGAAATAAAAGACATGATTCCCTACAATAGGGTCAATGTGATTAATGACACTTGTCTTCTCCGAAATGCTAGTCAAAGTCATCGAAGTCTTGATGTTGGAAATTCTCGAATGGCTCAGGAACATGATCATCTAAATGTGGAGAGAAcaacacactaagaacaagcGCAATATGAAGCTAACACAATAAACAAATGCTAAGGCTAGTTAGGGCACGATTTTAAGAAGATTTGGGCATAAGAGTCATCCAAATCAGAGCAATGACACGAAAACTACGGCTAAACGAATTTTAAATGACTGAAAatgatgaaaactattttatataattaaacctaatttttaaaatacctaaaacatttatttacaattttttagaattattttatagcataaaactgAATAAAccaattttatagaatttgtttgcattttttaaattaaaactaattttatatgcaacaagaCATATTAAAATCATTTATTTAACTCAATAAAACACATTAAAACATTATTTGAAATaatctagattttctaaaaccattttctaattaaaaacatttattcttaATATTAAACCTactttcaaaattaaaatagaattaaaaacCTATTAAAAACATTTAATTAAAACCTATTAAAACAGAATTAAAACCTATTAAAAACTTTTGTTTAAAAGataaactaatttctaaaaaattctattaaaagaaaacctattttcagaATTATTCTATTTTgtgatttatttttctaaaaaaattgaattattaCGCAAGCGCTGACATCACTGTTGAGTGGACTTGTGTGGCTAACATAGGTGACACGTGTCTACACGTGAAGCTGACGTGGACTATATAAACCCAATCATCAAAGTGGACATGTGGCGTCATCCTACTAGCTCGCAAAGGGTATCTCACCTTTTAATCTCGGCCGTTGATCTACGATCGGATGGTGAAGGGTGGGCTGCCTTGGCTCTGGTGCGAGGGCATCGTCGACGGTGGGCAGACATGGTGATGCGGCTCGGGAGGTTGTCGGAGTTGAGCTTCGGTGGCTGGTCTTTGACGGAGAGCAGCGGAGCACAGAGAGAAGACGACGGCAAACCCGTTTGATAGCTCGAATGTCGGCGAGGAAGATTAGAGAAGCACGGCGTTGATGACAGAGCTCGGTGATGGTTCGGCGGCAACGATGAAATTTGACGGCGAACGGTCAAAGACAATGATATGTGGTTAGTGAATGATGTCGTGAGCTCGAACAACATCGGAGCATCGTGAATCGGCTCGGCGACGGTGGCAAGGCTCGACGGAGCTTCGGCGACGGCATGGGAGCTCTCGGATAAGGGAATTTCGATGAAAAAAGGGGGCTTAGACGCGGTGGATCAAGAGGAAACTTGGCCGGGGTCGGAGCGGGTTTTATAGCAGTGAGAGGGACGGTTGCCGAGACGTGGCGGCAGTTTCGACGAGCAGTTGGGCGAGGGTGGGCCCAAGAGGTTGGAGCTTG contains:
- the LOC133899050 gene encoding UDP-galactose transporter 1-like — translated: MEDGKMGNATTIRAVLAILQWWSFNVTVIIMNKWIFQKLEFKFPLTVSCVHFICSSIGAYIAIKVLKTKPLIEVASEDRWRRIFPMSFVFCINIVLGNVSLRYIPVSFMQTIKSFTPATTVILQCLVWRKYFEWRIWASLVPIVGGILLTSITELSFNMFGFCAAMVGCLATSTKTILAESLLHGYKFDSINTVYYMAPFATMILSVPAMVLEGSGVINWLYTYDSVVPALIIIITSGVLAFWLNFSIFYVIHSTTAVTFNVAGNLKVAVAVLVSWMIFRNPISAMNAVGCAVTLVGCTFYGYVRHLISQQAAVAPSPRTPRARMEMLPLTGEKQGDKI